A stretch of DNA from Perca fluviatilis chromosome 15, GENO_Pfluv_1.0, whole genome shotgun sequence:
AGTGGCGAGGAAGGAGAAACAAAGGCAGATGGCGAGGTCTCAGCTAGGTGCGTTCGATACATTTCGAAGTGATGAACAATGTCAGCGTGATCTCGTCTTGCTTATTTGATAAACACTATTTAATGTAGCGGTTGAGAATGATGTAGTTTTCTGTTTAGATTTTTGGACACAATTCAACCAGTAAGAGTTTGTTTGATTTGTGAAACTTCTTTCCAACAGAGAAGCTCGCCCCTCTTCCAGAACTGAGAATAGTGCTGGTTGGTGGCAGGAAAACAGGCAAGAGCTCATGTGGAGACACCATCCTGAGCAGAGAGTGCTTCCACACAGGAACCCCAACGACTTCCTGCTCCGAAAAACGAGGCAACATCCGCGGCAGGACGGTGGCAGTGCTGGACACACCGGGCTGCTTCTCTGTGACATCTGACCTCCTCGTGGCATCCTGTGCCATCCTCCTGGTTGTCAACGTGAGCTCCTCATTCAGAAATAGCCACATGGAGGCCATGGAGAAACAGCTGGAGGCAGGAGGAGGCCAGATGTGGAGCAGAGCCGCGGTCCTGTTCAGCTACGGCGATTGGCTGGGCGACACGAGCATCGAGCAGCGCATGGAGAGTGAAGGAGCGCCGCTGCAGAGGCTGGTTGAGAAGTGTGGGAACAGATATCACGTCCTGGACAATAAACACCGGGACGATGGAGCTCAGGTTTACGAGCTCATCAAACTGATAGACGAGATGCTGGTTAAAGAAAGGCTGGCTATTCTTCACAGAGGTGATCACATGTGGAAAAGTGTTTCTTCACGAGACGTGACGCTGCGTAAAAAAGATGTAGAGATGCTCAGGAGCTGCAGACAACAGCTGTCCCATGACTGTAAGTAATCCTGATGCACTGATGTTTTTCCCCGGACAGTTTTTTTTGGACCGAAGTTTGTAACGATATGGTTCTTTTAGAGCAGTGGTTTGTTTTTCAGGGGTCCCTACCCAACCGATAGGGACCCCCAATAAAAGGTCGCAAGACAATCAACAGGATAGAAATGAGAAAATGAGAATTTCAATAATCTTGTCACGGCCGCTGAAGAGAACGAGTGGAAATGGGTCGGTTATATAGTGCAGGGCTGACAAGGgtcaaaaaaggttttaaaaaaaatatatggaaAAAAGGTAAGGATGGGGCAGGTGGGAAAGTCTGGAAGTATTTGGTGGATGGAGGGAGAATTGCAATGCAGGGGGCTgaagggagggacagagaggcagacagatctACTGGATAATATTACCTCCTCTGGCCTCTAAAAAATTACTTGAACTATCACTTATTTTCATTATGTTAACTTGCAATATGCAACCAATTGACAATGGGTCAAGTagaattaacttttttttttaaggagttgCAGGAAAAAAGATCTGAAGCCACTGTTTTAGAGACTCTGACATATTTGTAGTTAAAACAGGatgacatttttaataatcaacagattaatcaacaatgaactGTTATTTGCAGCCCTATTTGACTGTGAACggtgttacattcaagccattgccaaatgagttgatacaaagctaattaagactatcagctccacaaaactcattggggagacagaaactaaaaATACCAACTTATTGTTTCACTGATAACTTGAGGGAAATGTATGCTTGTAATAATATATAGTTCCCACAAATTGGGATTTAAAtagctttacaaaaaaaaggatTGAGGCAGGAtattatttcacaataaaacaataaaagatgCTATTTTTATCAAAAAATGACAGTAACAGCAAATTTGACTgtaaatgaataattataaataaaatacaacaaatgcaaaaatatatataccaaAGACTTTACTTACGATTTtgcaaataaataacatttagtgTTGATAATACATGCAGCCTGTTCAACATTTACCATGTACTGCACTGTACATCTGCCAGCATGCACACTGATATATCATATGCTAATATCAGCTACTTAACTTGACAGCGGCAGTGCACATtaataaataatgtgttttttaaatgtgtagctattaaattaaaattggtTATTGAAATAGGATGTAATTATGCACAAGAAATAAAGAATCTGCACTATACAAAACAGCATTATgctacaaattaaaacaaaaatgtttacaAACCACAGAGTAAGCAGCacatacaatgtaaaaaaagaaaagacaagtcATATCAGGTGTAACATGAGGGATCAAATTAAAACTGGTGTATGGTGTAAACAGTGTGGCAGCAATGTCTGTAATAGAGAGATAAGATGATTTATATTGGTCGTTAAAGCATCAGTTGGTATTTTTATGGCTCGCATGAAATCTTACCATTATTATTACCTTTACAGTGACTGAATCAGCCAACCCCACTACTCAAACATCACCAAACTGCTCAGGAGGCCCAGATAACGGTGGTCAGGTAGTGGCACTACCAGCAGGAAGACGAGGACGGACTGGACTCAACATCCTGGACAGAGACAGCTTCATGTCCTGTTTGGCCTCAACGCTCTCTGGTAGAGAAGCACTGAGGTGGACTCTAAATCTGCCTGTTTGTTTCCCTACTGATGATCTGCACCTGAGACTGAACGGTGAACGCCGCCTGTTCTCATCCAGACATCCAACAATGCTTCTGGTTTTACctcaaacacaacacaagatGCGGATTGCGGAGGAAAATGGCATCAGTGTGCATTCCCTCTGCCATCCTGCACTGAGAGAGCGGACTCTCGGGAGGCTCACTGAGTCCGGAGGCCTGCAGGCGCTGATCGACCAGTGGGACGACAGCCACAGCCTGGAGGAGCTGGAAGCCTTCATCGACTCCTACTTTGAGATGATTTGGGAGCAAGCCATGGGGTCGGTTCAGGAACCTGAAGCTGAGTGTCCCACCGCGGAGTGGGATGCTGTCGTCGAGGAGGAGGCTGGACAGAAGGAAGTGCTCACATCCATCGACAGGAAACTGTCAAAGCTGGAGCTGCTTGAGGAGATCAGGAGGGATCTGGCCGAGCTGAGGACGAGTCTGGGGCACAGCTGGAAGGCCATACAGGAACTCAGAGAAAAAAGTAAACAGGATGATAATAATACACGTTGATATAAAGATGGGGTATATATTGTTTTCTCATACAGTGAAAATTAATGTAtatgggcgcccggatagctcagttggtagagcaggcgcccatatatagagatttactccttgacgcagcaggccttggtttgactctgacctgcggccctttgctgcatatcattccccctctctctcccctttcatttcttcagctgtcctgtcaaaataaaggcctaaaatgccccaaaaataatcttgaaaatGAATGTATATGTGTTTTTCTGACTAAAAAGTAAATAGTCAAAACTTCACTTTCTCTGACTGAGGAAGCTACAACTTTGTTACGTTTCTttgatttgtttgttatttctccACAAGGGGGAGCTGTTGTATAAGAGTAGGTTATTATGTGGCCGCCAAAACATCTCACTTCTGCAGTAGTCAAAGAAAGAAACGCAAAACATGTTCTCATACACAATATGCACTACAGTATGTGGCCAAaggtttttagtttttgttgagacttctttagttttttgtgtgttgatcTAAATGTGAGGTAAGTTTTGAGAATTAAAGTTTAGATGATTTGATGAAGAGACATACACTATATGGTATGTGGACACTTTGACATTACacccatatgtgattattaaacATGTCATACCAAAACCATGGGCGTTAATCTGCAGTCTCCACTCTTCTGGTTTTAGGCTTCCCACAAGATTTGGGGGATTAGCTCCCATTGAGCCATAAGAGCATGGTGCGATAAAGCCCGGCTCGCAGTCAGCATTCCCGTTCATCCCAAACGTGTtggatggggttgaggtcagggctcTGTACAGGCCTGTCAAGTAAAATCTGTACAGCATATGAGACCCTGTGTCTTCATCTTTAGGATCAGACTCCCTAACAAAAGGAATCAAACTTCAGGATGAGCAACAGAGGAGGAATCCCTCTTCCAATACAGACAATGTTTTGCGTACGGAGTAGACAGAAATACacataatgtatgtatgtaaaattacaatatggagaaataaaatgacaatgttaggtagatagatagtagACATATATGAGGAATAtggactcaggaagatgtcTTTCCAGGTTCCGCTCTACCACAAAGACCTGGAAAGGTTacagaccacacacacccacacacccacacccacacacacacacacacacacacacacacacacacacacacacacacacacacacacacacacacacacacacacacacacagcaaagcaAAAAGAATGAAAGGTTAGAGATTAATTATTAAAAGACCTAAGAACAAGGTGCAGTAGCCTTTCGTATGTGACAAATTGACAATATTCTGGATTGTAGGTGTCAGAAATGGACAGAGATGTTTAAAAAGTTTAGCTGGTAGGGGGCCGAGAGAATATTTAGGAATGATTATATAAGTTTGGCAACACAGGGTCTATGGAAGTAACCGAGGATGAAGAACTTAAAAATAGTGTACACAGAGGTTATAATCTCACGGAACTCATGATCGTCACAATGCAGGGGCGTAAACGTTTGACCCCATGTTGGAAGCATGTGTGTCCAAATACTTTTGGCCATATAATGTACAACTCAAGAGGAAACGAgatctaaatgaaaatgttaaaatatcaCTTTACATATCAAGTGATTCCCTGCAGCGTGCCAGCTTCCTGCACAAACATTTAAGCCTTGAATGGTTGAAATGAACCTTGTTCATCTGTGCAGGATAGTTCACATGTGTGCCTCTCCCAGTTCACAGCCAACCACGCTGACAGTGGTTAAAAACAGGAAGTCGATCCAACCGACCACTTTCTTTGTTGAGAAAACAGAGAATCTGTTGCGGCTTCCATCGAAAAGGCTTTTCCCCTGAATTTATCAAGAGCTTTCATATgagtcacacacagagacacacactacTGCAGAGGCTAATAAGGCTCTGGCAGAGTAAACACTGTGAACATCCTCTACTGTCAAGGCAGGATAAAAACATATGGTAACACCAGGAGGCAGGTGGCCATTTTAGACTAGCTAAAGCTGTTTGATCTAGTTTCCTGATCTGGATGTGTGAACAGTGAAATCCAAAAGCATACATTTTCTATTTAGTATCTCTGCTCAGATCTGATGTGTTTATTTCTCCCAAACAATATCATTGTGTCTCCCTTTTATTAAAGTTGCACTGGGCAGTGAGAGATAAACGCTTGGAAAATCTAAACCTCAATAGCCAGATATAATGTAAGCTGATGCCACTGCACAATCTGCCTGCACTGTCATGCTTTATACGTTTGACCCGCTGCTTTTTACGACTTTGGATTATTGCAGTTTGAGTTTTGTTTAGATGCTCCCGGTGAGCGGAGAGGTATGCTAacccatttttacattttatccgAATACAGCattgaaaatctgcttagaaatataggaaatattggacaggatagaacaacacaatgtaattctgctaaataaaacatcacttAAAATACCACATCACATAAaatatcacattcattattaatttcacttgttttcattttaaatgcatTGTATATCCCAAtacaatacatattttatataggctcagtctgccactttttaaaaaactatttcaGTGCTAGTTCCATGGTATCATGGAACTAGCACCcatgttggcaaagtcctgcagcggcgtgggtttgaatccgacctgctgccctttgctgtgtgtcgtccctcatctctctccccctttccagtctatccactgtcactattaaagagaaaacccccaaaaaaattatcttaaaaaaaagaatgaggaAAAGAGTCAAATCTTTAATTATGGCTTTCGGTGTGTGTGGATGCGGAGTCAGGGCCAGGAGTGGTGGGATTGTGACGTGAATGGCTTCACTGAACCACATTTCATCC
This window harbors:
- the LOC120573895 gene encoding GTPase IMAP family member 8-like, which encodes MRHGMATSELSAWDGWCTSQLKIILLGGRNSGKSSVGNLILGKEEFGTKERTSCSRRLGMVAGRWLTVVDTPGWWCDFSSQDTPKLVKREIVSSVSLCSPGPHVFLITIKARSDFSEKRRRAVEEHVMLLGEGVWSHCMVVFISADWSEHTGAKEIVRRGGEALRWLSDKCGQRCHSVISSRGTEVTELLEKIQELVTGNGNRVFEMQENILQATAEEKRRVEERAQQRFVRMRKHRSLMRDRSRPITNIRIVLVGAKGSGKTSALNTILSRESSQRVRRTAQCVVGTGVAFGRQVTVVDTPGWWMNYFCEESPVFDRRQLVLSLSLCPPGPHVFLLLIRVDRAFSETYRRAAQEHLQLISGHIWSRVIVLFSFGDWLGGTTTEQCIESEGEPLRWLVERCSNRYHVLDNKNKGDGFQVRELIGKIEEMLAGCNAGQHYEIEREVMEQLEGKMRREEERAKERVARKEKQRQMARSQLEKLAPLPELRIVLVGGRKTGKSSCGDTILSRECFHTGTPTTSCSEKRGNIRGRTVAVLDTPGCFSVTSDLLVASCAILLVVNVSSSFRNSHMEAMEKQLEAGGGQMWSRAAVLFSYGDWLGDTSIEQRMESEGAPLQRLVEKCGNRYHVLDNKHRDDGAQVYELIKLIDEMLVKERLAILHRGDHMWKSVSSRDVTLRKKDVEMLRSCRQQLSHDLTESANPTTQTSPNCSGGPDNGGQVVALPAGRRGRTGLNILDRDSFMSCLASTLSGREALRWTLNLPVCFPTDDLHLRLNGERRLFSSRHPTMLLVLPQTQHKMRIAEENGISVHSLCHPALRERTLGRLTESGGLQALIDQWDDSHSLEELEAFIDSYFEMIWEQAMGSVQEPEAECPTAEWDAVVEEEAGQKEVLTSIDRKLSKLELLEEIRRDLAELRTSLGHSWKAIQELREKSKQDDNNTR